One window of the Mytilus galloprovincialis chromosome 14, xbMytGall1.hap1.1, whole genome shotgun sequence genome contains the following:
- the LOC143057984 gene encoding fatty acid desaturase 2-like has translation MGKGGKLDEDKTTYTWDEISRHDKKDDRWLVIQGDVYNITDWSKRHPGGSRVIGHYAGQDATDAFRAFHNDIDHVKKYLKPLKLGGVEQNKDRTIEEDFRNLRSTAEQMGLFKTSYVYFAVYLIHIIVIEVLSYLTLYYFGTGWVPLLTSILLYGIVQAQSGFLAHDFGHLSVFHNTALDHFFEYFLLAYMKGVSPLWWNHMHFQHHAKPNVMGKDPDVRLDTFMVVGDVMPVEVAKSKAKSIPFDLQHKYFPVLGPPLLFPVYFHFTIYRHVFTRKLWLDLAVMLFFNLKFLLIFVPLLGWGWTLFYYEAFRVVDSMWFTWVTQSNHIPMNIEHDDKKPWLKLHLFATCDVEKSFFNDWFTGHLNFQIEHHLFPTMPRHNLYKIQPLVKSLCNKHGIPFEVKSLQRSFADILKSLKHSGEIWSAAYNAHHLS, from the exons ATGGGAAAAGGCGGTAAATTGGATGAAGACAAGACAACGTATACATGGGACGAAATCTCAAGACATGACAAGAAAGACGATCGATGGCTTGTAATTCAGGGGGATGTCTATAACATCACTGATTGGTCCAAAAGACATCCCGGTGGCAGTCGTGTTATAGGCCACTATGCTGGACAAGATGCCACG GACGCATTCCGAGCATTCCACAATGACATAGACCATGTCAAGAAATATCTAAAGCCATTAAAACTGGGTGGcgttgaacaaaataaagacaGAACCATCGAAGAAGATTTTAGGAATTTACGTTCAACAGCTGAACAAATG GGATTGTTCAAGACAAGTTATGTGTATTTTGCTGTATATTTGATACATATAATTGTTATAGAAGTGTTATCCTATCTTACTCTGTACTATTTTGGTACTGGTTGGGTTCCACTACTGACTTCCATACTTCTGTACGGAATAGTGCAG GCTCAAAGTGGATTCCTAGCACATGACTTTGGTCATTTATCTGTATTTCACAACACAGCTTTAGACCACTTCTTTGAGTATTTTTTACTCGCCTATATGAAG GGAGTTTCACCACTATGGTGGAATCACATGCACTTTCAGCACCATGCTAAACCGAATGTG ATGGGAAAAGACCCGGATGTTAGACTAGACACGTTTATGGTTGTAGGAGATGTCATGCCAGTTGAA GTTGCTAAATCTAAAGCAAAATCCATCCCATTTGATTTACAACACAAATATTTCCCAGTTC TTGGTCCGCCATTACTGTTTCCGGTATACTTCCATTTCACAATTTATAGGCATGTTTTTACCAGGAAACTTTGGTTG GATCTTGCTGTTATGCTTTTCTTCAACttgaaatttttgttaatttttgtaccTCTGCTAGGATGGGGTTGGACACTTTTCTATTACGAAGCATTTAG gGTAGTGGATTCCATGTGGTTTACTTGGGTAACTCAGTCGAATCATATACCAATGAATATTGAACATGACGATAAGAAACCATGGCTGAAGCTACATTTGTTTGCCACTTGTGACGTTGAAAAATCTTTCTTCAATGACTGGTTTACTGGTCACCTAAACTTCCAGATAGAGCATCA TTTGTTTCCTACTATGCCAAGACACAACCTCTACAAGATACAGCCTCTTGTTAAATCATTATGTAACAAGCATGGTATACCATTCGAGGTTAAATCTCTTCAAAGGTCATTTGCTGATATATTGAA GAGCCTAAAGCATTCAGGGGAGATATGGAGCGCTGCATACAACGCCCACCATTTATCATAG